A stretch of Gemmobacter fulvus DNA encodes these proteins:
- a CDS encoding L,D-transpeptidase family protein produces MSDLCFAAAPAPEIGPDLTITVRAGQDAAAPHRGTLTIGDWTVPCAVGRSGIVDPALKREGDGATPAGRFALRYGFYEPGVFADAEMAAMAFPFKPKPDSYDWIENPASPDYNRMRARSHNEPPPERAPKLFDIFIPLGWNDAAVHAAAGSAIFLHAARPEMTGTAGCVAVPHDELLNLARRLRPGMIVDIATPTDATAPLATPDTMESVTFHSLRPGPRVIVTGAVHGNEVCGPKAITRMIAEFRAGRRKLLCGSVTFLPVVNAMAYRLDRREGDRNLNRALRDYPVPMVNEDHVANVLCPMLRAHDVLIDLHSFAAEGPAFALFGPEGSGSALEPRAQPATELALIEAIGLPFAVHGWMPAHLTALAHQGRTDQISHAVGTTEFMRFAGGAAITVECGPHKDPASVEVAYSVIARGLAALGLIAQEAGPPPAKPLILEIGEAIFAESDADSLIRAFPTGAPVRAGEVIGHRATGAEILAPHDGSVIFASGKVRAGTELCFLCRPSSIGAAP; encoded by the coding sequence ATGTCTGACCTTTGCTTCGCCGCCGCGCCTGCTCCCGAAATCGGGCCGGATCTGACCATCACCGTCCGCGCCGGACAGGATGCCGCCGCCCCGCATCGCGGCACGCTGACCATTGGCGACTGGACGGTGCCCTGCGCCGTCGGCCGCTCGGGTATCGTGGATCCGGCGCTGAAGCGCGAAGGCGATGGCGCAACCCCGGCCGGACGCTTTGCGCTGCGCTACGGCTTTTACGAACCGGGCGTCTTTGCCGATGCCGAGATGGCGGCGATGGCCTTTCCGTTCAAACCCAAGCCCGACAGCTATGACTGGATCGAAAACCCGGCCAGCCCCGATTACAACCGGATGCGCGCCCGCAGCCATAACGAACCGCCGCCCGAACGTGCGCCGAAACTGTTCGACATCTTCATCCCGCTGGGCTGGAACGATGCGGCGGTGCATGCGGCGGCGGGCAGCGCCATCTTTCTGCACGCCGCCCGCCCCGAGATGACCGGTACCGCCGGTTGCGTGGCGGTACCGCATGACGAATTGCTGAACCTCGCCCGCCGCCTGCGTCCGGGCATGATCGTCGACATCGCCACCCCGACCGATGCCACAGCGCCGCTGGCCACGCCCGATACGATGGAATCCGTCACCTTCCACAGCCTGCGCCCCGGCCCGCGCGTGATCGTCACCGGCGCGGTGCATGGCAACGAGGTCTGTGGACCCAAGGCCATCACCCGCATGATCGCCGAGTTCCGTGCAGGCCGCCGCAAGCTGCTCTGTGGTTCCGTCACCTTCCTGCCGGTGGTCAATGCCATGGCCTACCGGCTTGACCGCCGCGAGGGGGACCGCAACCTGAACCGCGCGCTGCGCGATTATCCGGTGCCGATGGTGAACGAGGATCATGTGGCCAATGTGCTGTGCCCGATGCTGCGCGCCCATGATGTGCTGATCGACCTGCATTCCTTTGCGGCGGAAGGACCGGCCTTCGCCCTGTTCGGCCCGGAGGGCAGCGGCAGCGCGCTGGAACCCCGGGCGCAACCCGCAACCGAACTGGCGCTGATCGAAGCGATCGGCCTGCCCTTCGCCGTGCATGGCTGGATGCCCGCCCATCTGACCGCACTGGCGCATCAGGGGCGTACCGATCAGATCAGCCATGCGGTCGGCACCACCGAATTCATGCGCTTTGCGGGTGGGGCGGCGATCACCGTGGAATGCGGGCCGCACAAGGATCCAGCCTCGGTCGAAGTTGCCTATTCGGTCATCGCGCGCGGTCTGGCTGCCCTTGGCCTGATTGCGCAAGAGGCCGGGCCGCCGCCCGCCAAACCGCTGATCCTTGAAATCGGCGAGGCGATCTTTGCCGAAAGCGACGCCGACAGCCTGATCCGGGCCTTCCCCACCGGCGCGCCGGTGCGCGCGGGCGAGGTGATCGGGCACCGGGCCACGGGGGCCGAGATTCTGGCCCCCCATGACGGATCGGTGATCTTTGCCAGCGGCAAGGTCAGGGCCGGGACCGAGCTGTGCTTCCTGTGCCGCCCCAGCAGCATCGGCGCGGCCCCCTGA
- a CDS encoding ABC transporter ATP-binding protein — protein MSDPAMIPPETAALASDVLLSVEGLKVHYPVWQGWRGKSMAVKAVDGVDLTLRPGECLGLVGESGCGKSSIAQALLGLVPITAGRIRLDGHEITGPAKVPPLQLARSAQMVFQDPMSSLNPRQTIGEILSGPLRLHGMGSRSERESRVAEMLGMVGMAPAVASRYPHEFSGGQRQRLCIARALILRPKLVICDEPVSALDVSIRAQIINLLLELKVRLGIALLLISHDLGVVEHMSDRIAVMYLGRIVETGGWRQIFTAPSHPYTQALISAIPDPMHRDRVPARLGGEIPSALAPPPGCAFNPRCPLAFDRCRAGEGPAFTHIGPDHQARCHLLQAGTSHV, from the coding sequence ATGTCTGATCCTGCAATGATCCCGCCCGAAACGGCGGCCCTCGCCTCCGACGTGCTGCTCTCGGTCGAGGGGCTGAAGGTGCATTACCCGGTCTGGCAAGGCTGGCGTGGAAAATCAATGGCGGTCAAGGCGGTGGATGGCGTCGATCTGACGCTGCGCCCCGGCGAATGTTTGGGCCTTGTCGGCGAAAGCGGCTGCGGCAAATCCTCCATCGCGCAGGCGCTGCTAGGCCTTGTGCCCATCACGGCGGGGCGGATCCGGCTGGATGGGCACGAGATCACCGGCCCGGCCAAGGTGCCGCCGCTGCAACTGGCCCGGTCGGCACAGATGGTGTTTCAGGATCCGATGTCCTCGCTGAACCCGCGCCAGACCATCGGCGAGATCCTGTCGGGGCCGCTGCGCCTGCATGGCATGGGCAGCCGGTCGGAACGCGAGTCCCGCGTGGCCGAGATGCTTGGCATGGTCGGCATGGCCCCCGCCGTGGCCAGCCGCTATCCGCACGAATTTTCGGGCGGGCAGCGGCAGCGGCTGTGCATCGCCCGCGCGCTGATCCTCCGCCCCAAACTGGTGATCTGTGACGAGCCGGTATCGGCGCTGGATGTCTCGATCCGGGCGCAGATCATCAATCTGCTCTTGGAGCTGAAAGTCCGGCTTGGCATCGCGCTTTTGCTGATTTCGCATGATCTGGGCGTGGTTGAACACATGAGCGACCGCATCGCCGTGATGTATCTGGGCCGCATCGTGGAAACCGGCGGCTGGCGGCAGATCTTCACCGCCCCATCGCATCCCTATACCCAGGCGCTGATCTCGGCGATCCCCGATCCGATGCACCGCGACCGGGTTCCTGCCCGGCTTGGCGGAGAAATTCCCAGCGCACTGGCCCCACCGCCGGGCTGCGCCTTCAACCCGCGCTGCCCGCTGGCCTTCGACCGATGCCGCGCGGGCGAAGGGCCTGCCTTCACCCACATCGGGCCGGACCATCAGGCCCGCTGCCATCTGCTTCAAGCCGGAACATCCCATGTCTGA
- a CDS encoding ABC transporter ATP-binding protein yields MSDTILDIRDLSIALHGEGPPLSAVDGVNFSVGRGEVFGLVGESGCGKSLCALAIAGLLQAPMAVSGGQILLEGRDLARLSAAEMRHLRGDKVSMIFQEPMTALNPLMTVGDQIGEMFVLHRGLGARAARMKAIEALEQVQVSSPERRINAYPHQLSGGMRQRVMIAIALACDPALLIADEPTTALDVTIQAEIVELVLELCRAKGTAVMMISHDLGLVARICNRVAVMYAGQIVEERGSTEIFTAPAHPYTRGLVDALPRLGRRLERGQEKLTEIGGVVPAIRDFPQGCRFAPRCPRVTAECRAARIPMTALTEEGRVRCLHHV; encoded by the coding sequence ATGAGCGATACCATTCTCGATATCCGCGATCTCTCCATTGCCCTTCATGGCGAAGGGCCGCCGCTTTCGGCGGTGGACGGCGTGAATTTCTCGGTGGGCCGGGGCGAGGTCTTTGGCCTTGTGGGTGAATCCGGCTGTGGCAAAAGCCTGTGTGCGCTGGCCATCGCCGGGCTGTTGCAGGCTCCAATGGCGGTCAGTGGCGGCCAGATCCTGCTGGAAGGCCGCGATCTGGCCCGCTTGTCCGCCGCCGAGATGCGGCATCTGCGCGGCGACAAGGTGTCGATGATCTTTCAGGAACCGATGACGGCGCTGAACCCGCTGATGACGGTGGGCGACCAGATCGGCGAGATGTTCGTTCTGCATCGCGGCCTTGGCGCGCGCGCGGCACGGATGAAGGCCATCGAGGCGCTGGAACAGGTGCAGGTCTCAAGCCCCGAGCGGCGCATCAATGCCTATCCGCATCAGCTTTCGGGCGGGATGCGGCAGCGGGTGATGATCGCCATCGCGCTTGCCTGCGACCCGGCGCTGCTGATTGCCGATGAGCCGACCACGGCACTGGATGTCACCATTCAGGCCGAGATCGTGGAGCTGGTGCTGGAGCTTTGCCGGGCCAAGGGCACGGCGGTGATGATGATCTCGCATGATTTGGGTCTGGTGGCGCGGATCTGCAACCGGGTTGCTGTTATGTATGCCGGGCAGATTGTCGAAGAGCGCGGCTCGACCGAGATTTTCACTGCCCCCGCGCATCCCTACACGCGCGGTCTGGTCGATGCGCTGCCCCGGCTGGGCCGCAGGCTGGAGCGCGGGCAGGAAAAACTGACCGAGATCGGCGGCGTGGTTCCGGCGATCCGCGACTTTCCGCAGGGCTGCCGCTTTGCGCCGCGCTGCCCCCGGGTGACGGCAGAGTGCCGCGCGGCGCGCATCCCCATGACCGCATTGACCGAGGAGGGCCGGGTTCGGTGCCTGCATCATGTCTGA
- a CDS encoding ABC transporter permease — protein MKAGANLYVGGGIIVLIALLAIFAPFLAPYDPVTSANLMYAEEPPGAQFWLGTDEQGRDIFSRMVYGARISLFIGLAVQVMNTAIGVSLGLSAGYLGGWWDEVVQGLTNLMLSIPTIVFALALMAILGPGLLSLLIALGMTDWAYSCRISRAQVLTQKSLNYVQSARTMGFGPLHVMFRELLPNIAGPLIVVATMGVGSAIMAEASLSFLGLGVVPPNPSWGGMLSSAREQLMVAPWVAIFPGLALFAAVLGFNLLGDGLRDLLDPHGKGRK, from the coding sequence ATGAAAGCCGGAGCCAACCTGTATGTCGGTGGCGGGATCATCGTTCTGATCGCGCTGCTGGCCATCTTTGCGCCTTTTCTGGCCCCCTATGACCCCGTGACCTCGGCCAATCTGATGTATGCCGAAGAACCACCCGGCGCACAGTTCTGGCTGGGCACCGATGAACAAGGCCGCGACATCTTTTCCCGCATGGTCTATGGCGCGCGCATCTCGCTGTTCATCGGGCTGGCGGTGCAGGTGATGAACACCGCCATCGGTGTGTCGCTCGGCCTGTCGGCCGGTTATCTGGGCGGCTGGTGGGACGAGGTGGTGCAGGGCCTGACCAACCTGATGCTGTCGATCCCCACCATCGTCTTTGCGCTGGCCTTGATGGCAATCCTCGGGCCGGGGCTGCTCAGCCTGCTGATTGCACTTGGCATGACCGACTGGGCCTATAGCTGCCGGATCTCGCGCGCGCAGGTTCTGACGCAGAAGTCACTGAACTATGTGCAATCGGCCCGCACCATGGGGTTCGGCCCGCTGCATGTGATGTTCCGCGAATTGCTGCCCAATATTGCCGGGCCGCTGATCGTGGTGGCGACGATGGGCGTGGGGTCGGCGATCATGGCCGAGGCCTCGCTGTCCTTCCTCGGCCTTGGCGTGGTGCCGCCGAACCCGAGCTGGGGTGGGATGCTGTCTTCGGCGCGCGAACAGCTGATGGTGGCCCCCTGGGTCGCGATCTTTCCGGGGCTGGCCCTGTTTGCCGCCGTGCTTGGCTTCAACCTTCTGGGGGATGGCCTGCGCGATCTGCTGGATCCGCATGGGAAGGGCCGGAAATGA
- a CDS encoding ABC transporter permease, with the protein MLNVLLRRLVQAALTVFVVVTLVFLLFSVIPGTYASSLQADKRDVSAEVLARIETELGLNDPLPQRFGRYVAGLATGDLGTSYATKRPVADMLGGRIWASLRLACAAILFAVCIGLPLGFFAAMRRGSWLDTAAMTLAVSGLSVPGFWAGLLLMYLFSLKLHWLPTFGYGGGGLSHLILPAITLGIAPMALLARTTRAAVLETLNSDFIRTARSKGMSERRLVLRHLARNAFVLVLTTIGLQFGSMLGGSVVVEKLFAWPGVGSLLIDSVGLRDIPAVQGTILVIVLFFLLINTLVDLAYLVVDPRIRYR; encoded by the coding sequence ATGTTGAATGTTCTTCTCAGGCGGCTTGTTCAGGCTGCGCTAACCGTCTTTGTTGTCGTCACTCTGGTCTTTTTGTTGTTCAGTGTCATTCCGGGCACCTATGCCTCGTCGCTTCAGGCCGACAAGCGCGATGTGTCTGCCGAGGTGCTGGCGCGGATCGAGACCGAGCTGGGCCTGAACGATCCACTTCCACAGCGGTTCGGGCGCTATGTCGCCGGGCTGGCGACCGGCGATCTTGGCACCTCTTACGCCACCAAACGGCCCGTGGCCGACATGCTGGGCGGGCGGATCTGGGCCTCGCTGCGGCTGGCCTGTGCCGCGATCCTGTTCGCGGTCTGCATCGGCCTGCCGCTTGGCTTTTTCGCCGCGATGCGCCGGGGCAGCTGGCTTGATACCGCCGCGATGACCCTTGCCGTCTCTGGCCTGTCGGTGCCGGGCTTCTGGGCCGGGTTGTTGCTGATGTATCTGTTTTCGCTGAAACTGCACTGGCTGCCCACCTTCGGTTATGGCGGGGGCGGGCTGAGCCACCTGATTCTGCCTGCGATCACGCTGGGCATCGCGCCCATGGCACTGCTGGCCCGCACCACCCGTGCGGCGGTGCTGGAAACGCTGAACTCCGATTTCATCCGCACCGCGCGTTCCAAAGGCATGTCAGAGCGGCGTCTGGTGCTGCGCCATCTGGCCCGCAATGCCTTTGTGCTGGTGCTGACCACGATCGGGCTGCAATTCGGCTCCATGCTGGGCGGCTCGGTGGTGGTGGAAAAACTCTTCGCCTGGCCGGGCGTCGGGTCGCTGCTGATCGACTCGGTCGGACTGCGCGACATTCCGGCGGTGCAGGGCACGATTCTGGTGATCGTGCTGTTCTTCCTTCTGATCAACACGCTGGTCGACCTTGCCTATCTGGTGGTCGATCCGCGCATCCGTTACCGCTGA
- a CDS encoding ABC transporter substrate-binding protein has translation MPHTPASLILSRRRMLAAMLASTAAAAVGVTPFAVRAQEAGTPRPGGTLQMVAPFGSALQSLDPHATYESQDMAVSKAFHRSLYNWDSATNSVVPELATEVTRSEDGKTFTYKLHDNIFFHNGRQLAADDVIWSYSRILAPGSSLSAISNLQNILGAQDYMDGKADSVAGLVRIDDLTFSISFESFVDPGYLLFEAVTAILPREAVEGGNFLSNPVGCGPFTFVDHVEGSRISGKKFDKYFKAGKPYADAIAFTITDDYSALDVAFRAGEIDATVLSENGYVMYAQDPELSKGLIEIAEMFTRHMGMNLDMKPFDDVRVRQAINYAIDRDIIIQKLLKNKAFKAVGWLPTPSSGFDPDRQAYAFDPEKAKALLAEAGLADGVSFEAWVTDATSSLGVLQAMTPFLAAVGITVTPKVVEAGVLVEAINKGEAPAWFRSNGTGPDPVSALRSFDSRRPRSTNRAGFKDPAFDAMLDEAVATLDPAERVALVRKADAYIFEQAPVWFHNYNKAVLATQPWVHGVDANVTEAAIIEVDQVWLDETAPTR, from the coding sequence ATGCCCCATACACCCGCCTCGCTGATCCTGAGCCGCCGCCGCATGCTGGCCGCGATGCTTGCCAGCACCGCCGCCGCCGCTGTCGGTGTCACCCCCTTTGCGGTCCGCGCGCAGGAGGCGGGCACGCCGCGCCCCGGCGGCACCTTGCAGATGGTGGCCCCCTTCGGATCGGCGCTGCAAAGCCTTGATCCCCATGCCACCTATGAATCGCAGGATATGGCGGTGTCGAAGGCGTTCCACCGTTCGCTCTACAACTGGGATTCGGCGACCAATTCGGTGGTGCCGGAACTGGCCACCGAAGTGACACGCAGCGAGGATGGCAAGACCTTTACCTACAAGCTGCATGACAACATCTTTTTCCACAATGGCCGTCAACTGGCGGCCGATGACGTGATCTGGTCCTATTCGCGCATCCTCGCACCGGGCAGCAGCCTGTCGGCCATTTCCAACCTGCAAAACATCCTCGGCGCGCAGGACTACATGGATGGCAAGGCCGATTCAGTGGCGGGCCTCGTCAGGATCGACGATCTGACCTTCTCGATCAGCTTCGAAAGCTTTGTCGACCCCGGCTATCTGCTGTTCGAGGCGGTGACCGCGATCCTGCCGCGCGAGGCGGTGGAGGGGGGCAACTTCCTGTCGAACCCGGTCGGCTGCGGCCCCTTCACCTTTGTCGACCATGTCGAAGGCTCGCGCATCTCGGGCAAGAAATTCGACAAGTATTTCAAGGCGGGCAAGCCCTATGCCGATGCCATCGCCTTCACCATCACCGATGATTATTCGGCGCTGGACGTGGCCTTCCGTGCGGGCGAGATCGACGCGACGGTGCTGTCGGAAAACGGCTATGTGATGTACGCGCAGGATCCCGAGCTGTCGAAGGGCCTGATCGAGATTGCCGAGATGTTCACCCGCCACATGGGCATGAACCTCGACATGAAACCGTTTGACGATGTGCGGGTGCGGCAGGCGATCAACTATGCCATCGACCGTGACATCATCATCCAGAAACTGTTGAAGAACAAGGCGTTCAAGGCGGTCGGCTGGCTGCCCACGCCCTCGTCCGGCTTTGATCCCGACCGTCAGGCCTATGCCTTTGACCCCGAAAAGGCCAAGGCGCTGCTGGCCGAGGCCGGACTGGCCGATGGCGTCAGCTTCGAGGCATGGGTGACGGATGCGACCTCCTCGCTGGGTGTGTTGCAGGCGATGACGCCGTTCCTTGCCGCCGTGGGCATCACCGTGACGCCAAAGGTGGTCGAGGCGGGTGTGCTGGTAGAGGCAATCAACAAGGGCGAGGCCCCGGCCTGGTTCCGCTCCAACGGCACCGGCCCCGATCCGGTCTCGGCGCTGCGAAGCTTTGACAGCCGCCGCCCGCGCTCGACCAACCGGGCGGGCTTCAAGGATCCGGCCTTCGACGCCATGCTGGACGAGGCCGTGGCCACGCTTGACCCGGCAGAGCGCGTGGCGCTGGTGCGCAAGGCCGATGCCTATATCTTTGAGCAGGCGCCGGTCTGGTTCCACAATTACAACAAGGCGGTGCTGGCGACGCAGCCTTGGGTGCATGGCGTCGATGCCAATGTGACCGAGGCCGCGATCATCGAGGTCGATCAGGTCTGGCTGGACGAAACCGCGCCCACGCGCTGA
- a CDS encoding serine hydrolase — MPAETSNPTLNRAAEAGLAALLEAANGAFGAGQVAVSACLYDRALVAADPGPFAAQTVWQHRGDQQIYPASVCKMFYLAALAAFEAAGRIVLDDEDHRATEAMIGISSNDATTYLLGRLTGAFDGPMLPPAELEAWVTARRQVQDWLDGLNLPALDGIHLIHSTYEDSPYGRARQARQIRPGNHLSASACAGMLHDMLRGALPGRDWMARRLARDWQRDAGPDPEGDQIGGFLTGGIPAGFKVWSKAGHTSWTRHDVVSLAAPDGRAATLAVMTEGQAAADHTGTLPAFARAFVAEAFG; from the coding sequence ATGCCCGCCGAGACCAGCAACCCAACCCTGAACCGCGCCGCCGAAGCCGGGCTTGCCGCTTTGCTGGAGGCGGCGAATGGGGCGTTCGGGGCCGGTCAGGTGGCCGTCAGCGCCTGCCTCTATGACCGGGCGCTGGTTGCCGCCGATCCCGGCCCTTTCGCGGCGCAAACCGTCTGGCAGCATCGTGGCGATCAGCAGATCTATCCGGCCTCGGTCTGCAAGATGTTCTATCTTGCCGCACTGGCCGCGTTCGAGGCAGCAGGCCGGATCGTGCTGGATGACGAGGATCACCGCGCGACCGAAGCGATGATCGGCATTTCATCGAATGATGCGACGACCTATCTTCTGGGCCGCCTGACCGGGGCCTTTGACGGCCCCATGTTGCCCCCGGCAGAGCTGGAGGCCTGGGTGACCGCCCGGCGTCAGGTGCAGGACTGGCTGGACGGGCTGAACCTCCCGGCGCTTGACGGCATCCACCTGATCCACTCCACCTATGAAGACAGCCCCTATGGCCGCGCCCGGCAGGCCCGGCAGATCCGGCCCGGCAATCACCTGTCTGCCAGTGCCTGCGCCGGGATGCTGCATGACATGCTGCGCGGCGCACTGCCGGGTCGCGACTGGATGGCCCGCCGTCTGGCGCGCGACTGGCAGCGCGACGCCGGGCCAGACCCCGAGGGCGATCAGATCGGCGGTTTTCTGACCGGGGGGATTCCTGCCGGGTTCAAGGTCTGGTCCAAGGCGGGCCATACCTCCTGGACCCGGCATGATGTGGTCTCGCTCGCCGCCCCCGATGGCCGTGCCGCAACCCTAGCCGTGATGACCGAAGGGCAGGCGGCAGCGGATCACACCGGCACCCTGCCCGCCTTTGCCCGCGCCTTTGTGGCCGAGGCCTTCGGCTGA
- a CDS encoding LysR substrate-binding domain-containing protein: MKPDLNLRQVDIFRAIVKFGTVTAAAAALGSSQPTITRELLRLESTVGFQLFDRRRQRLHPTARALKLYHAIEEAYSGLDKINSSLHRMRAAYGEILQISTLPTFAQSLLPEAVARLQKEAPGLTVEIDNGDPRNQSPISGFNFDIGLIEGEYDDPTTEVIRLGTFRQVCLIPAGHPLASGDGPLALQDFEDQAFVSLGPNDPYRLILDRMFDAEGVTRRMPVIMQSANGACEMVQRGIGVTILNPLTALGYLGEKAVLRAFGPAPGFVVSALHPVDRPWVDSAGRLAGHLKTICAEARQRLKGLNLL, encoded by the coding sequence ATGAAGCCGGACCTGAACCTGCGACAGGTGGATATTTTCCGCGCCATCGTGAAATTCGGCACCGTCACGGCGGCAGCGGCGGCGCTGGGATCCTCGCAACCCACCATCACGCGTGAATTGCTGCGGCTGGAATCGACCGTGGGCTTCCAGCTGTTCGACCGGCGGCGGCAGCGGCTGCATCCGACCGCGCGGGCCTTGAAGCTTTATCATGCCATTGAAGAGGCCTATTCCGGTCTCGACAAGATCAACTCCTCGCTGCACCGGATGCGCGCCGCCTATGGTGAGATCTTGCAGATCTCGACCCTGCCCACCTTTGCGCAAAGCCTGTTGCCCGAGGCAGTGGCGCGGTTGCAGAAAGAGGCACCGGGGCTGACGGTCGAGATCGATAATGGCGATCCGCGCAATCAGTCGCCGATCTCGGGCTTCAATTTCGACATCGGCCTGATCGAAGGCGAATATGACGATCCCACCACCGAGGTGATCCGGCTGGGCACATTCCGGCAGGTCTGCCTGATCCCGGCAGGGCATCCGCTGGCCTCGGGTGATGGCCCGTTGGCCTTGCAGGATTTCGAGGATCAGGCCTTTGTATCGCTGGGCCCGAACGATCCCTATCGGCTGATCCTCGACCGGATGTTCGACGCGGAAGGGGTGACGCGGCGGATGCCGGTCATCATGCAATCGGCCAATGGTGCCTGCGAGATGGTGCAGCGCGGCATCGGCGTGACCATCCTCAACCCGCTGACCGCGCTGGGCTATCTGGGCGAGAAGGCGGTGCTGCGCGCCTTTGGCCCGGCCCCGGGGTTTGTGGTGTCGGCGCTGCATCCGGTGGATCGGCCCTGGGTGGACAGTGCGGGCCGTCTTGCGGGCCATCTGAAAACAATCTGCGCCGAGGCGCGCCAGCGCCTCAAGGGGCTGAACCTGCTCTGA
- a CDS encoding D-aminopeptidase gives MAVIDLSALDSALDLLPDQYRGPGGVAGVVHEGRVIARRAWGHADMAARLPMTATRRMPICSISKQMTCALLLDLFSTPEALDPLLPDLLPNFRGPLPTVAQLCHNQSGLRDYWALTVLHGAAPEGLFTEQDGRTLLAQARSGHFAPGAQFSYCNGNFRLLAELIQRATGRDFGALLAERILRPAGMPSAQLAADMRDRVDQVIGYEGNDEVGFLPAESAITWFGDSGVVASLDDMLAWEAHIDASRADAAGLYSRISAPVTFADGMPAPYGYGLRRYRHAGHALTGHGGGVRGFCSFRLHVAAARLSVVVIFNHEASAMRAAEGLMTAALSAPPAAAAEPGQGWDGLWYDHDNDLFLRTRNVPDGVRLHYAVSPATLRPVSATRAEGPGGLVLDRAGDTLRMTRPAENLTVSASHLHPLLRAEAGDIVGRYWSDEIGAGLVIEARDGAASIGFDGMLGVGPMERMYPLARDLWVVTSRRAMDAAPPGEWTLRIRRTEDGAVAGLTLGCLLARAIPYHGPMAD, from the coding sequence ATGGCCGTCATCGACCTGTCGGCGCTGGACAGCGCGTTGGATCTGCTGCCCGACCAGTATCGCGGGCCGGGCGGCGTGGCGGGCGTGGTGCATGAGGGCCGCGTGATTGCGCGCCGCGCCTGGGGCCATGCCGATATGGCGGCCCGCCTGCCGATGACAGCTACGCGGCGGATGCCGATCTGCTCGATTTCGAAACAGATGACCTGCGCCTTGCTGCTGGATCTGTTCAGCACGCCAGAGGCGCTGGACCCGTTGCTGCCCGATTTGCTGCCGAATTTCCGAGGCCCGCTGCCGACCGTGGCGCAGCTGTGCCACAACCAGTCCGGCCTGCGCGATTACTGGGCGCTGACGGTGCTGCACGGGGCCGCCCCCGAAGGCCTCTTCACCGAACAGGACGGGCGCACCCTTCTGGCGCAGGCGCGCTCTGGCCATTTCGCGCCCGGGGCGCAGTTTTCATACTGCAACGGCAATTTCCGCCTGCTGGCAGAGCTGATCCAGCGCGCCACCGGCCGCGATTTCGGCGCGCTTCTGGCGGAACGGATCCTGCGCCCCGCCGGGATGCCCAGCGCGCAGCTGGCCGCCGACATGCGCGACCGCGTGGATCAGGTGATCGGCTATGAGGGCAATGACGAAGTGGGCTTTCTGCCCGCCGAAAGCGCCATCACCTGGTTTGGCGATTCCGGGGTTGTCGCCTCGCTGGACGACATGCTGGCGTGGGAGGCCCATATCGACGCCAGCCGCGCCGATGCTGCCGGGCTTTACAGCCGCATCTCGGCCCCGGTCACCTTTGCCGATGGCATGCCCGCACCCTATGGTTACGGCCTGCGCCGCTACAGGCATGCGGGCCATGCCCTGACCGGCCATGGCGGCGGCGTGCGCGGGTTCTGCTCGTTCCGCCTGCATGTCGCGGCGGCGCGTTTGTCAGTGGTGGTGATCTTCAACCACGAGGCCAGCGCCATGCGGGCCGCCGAAGGGCTGATGACTGCCGCGCTGTCGGCACCGCCCGCCGCCGCCGCCGAACCGGGGCAAGGCTGGGACGGGCTTTGGTATGACCATGACAACGATCTGTTCCTGCGCACCCGCAATGTGCCAGACGGGGTGCGGCTGCACTATGCCGTGTCACCGGCCACCCTGCGCCCGGTATCCGCCACCCGCGCCGAAGGCCCCGGTGGTCTGGTGTTGGATCGGGCAGGCGATACCCTGCGGATGACACGGCCGGCCGAAAACCTGACCGTCAGCGCCAGCCACCTGCACCCGCTGCTGCGGGCCGAGGCCGGGGATATCGTCGGGCGCTACTGGTCGGACGAGATCGGCGCAGGTCTGGTGATCGAGGCGCGCGACGGCGCGGCCAGCATCGGCTTTGACGGCATGTTGGGGGTCGGGCCGATGGAGCGGATGTATCCTCTGGCGCGCGATCTGTGGGTGGTGACGAGCCGCCGCGCCATGGATGCCGCACCGCCCGGCGAATGGACGCTCCGCATCCGCCGCACAGAGGATGGTGCGGTGGCGGGCCTTACCCTTGGCTGCTTGCTGGCCCGTGCCATTCCCTATCACGGGCCGATGGCGGACTGA